One Panicum virgatum strain AP13 chromosome 9K, P.virgatum_v5, whole genome shotgun sequence genomic region harbors:
- the LOC120650016 gene encoding ACD11 homolog protein-like yields the protein MLGFRTQMPWSSAQEESSQGQLCEGAAAVVAARQGMETPLTAVAEAFEELARGMDADGGELRLAPFGDTCALVSVLFSSLGMAFRFAEIEYVTKVNDLIGAGKSYRTLSDILDKDIENDSVKKQGSHSRNLRRVRLGLGLIKALFEQFLTTEGCSLYDAATTAYGQVCAPFHSWAIRKAVGAGMYTLPSREQLIVRLNETDCSVQKEMRRYIDASSPIIEYIDNLFLSRNISLDW from the exons ATGCTCGGGTTCAGGACACAGATGCCCTGGTCGTCGGCGCAGGAGGAGTCGTCGCAGGGGCAGCTctgcgagggcgcggcggcggtcgtggcggcgcggcaggggatggagacgccgctcacggcggtggcggaggcgtttGAGGAGTTGGCGCGCGGGATGGACGCCGACGGCGGGGAGCTCCGCCTCGCGCCCTTCGGAGACACCTGCGCGCTCGTCTCCGTGCTCTTCAGCAGCCTCGGCATGGCCTTCAGGTTCGCCGAGATCGAGTACGTCACCAAG gtgAACGACCTCATCGGCGCGGGCAAGTCGTACCGCACCCTGAGCGACATCCTCGACAAGGACATCGAGAACGACTCCGTGAAGAAGCAGGGCAGCCACTCCCGGAACCTGCGCAGGGTCCGACTCGGCCTCGGCCTCATCAAGGCCCTCTTCGAGCAGTTCCTCACCACCGA GGGTTGTTCATTGTATGATGCTGCCACGACAGCTTACGGACAGGTCTGCGCGCCATTTCATAGCTGGGCAATCAGAAAGGCTGTTGGCGCTGGCATGTACACTCTTCCAAGCAGGGAGCAGTTGATAGTGAGGCTGAATGAAACTG ATTGCTCTGTGCAGAAGGAGATGAGGAGATACATTGATGCTTCTAGTCCTATTATAGAGTACATCGATAACCTCTTCCTCTCTAGGAACATTAGCTTAGATTGGTGA